A genomic region of Elaeis guineensis isolate ETL-2024a chromosome 9, EG11, whole genome shotgun sequence contains the following coding sequences:
- the LOC105051182 gene encoding norbelladine 4'-O-methyltransferase isoform X1, with the protein MTNPGSNAPASKNLLQSEALKRYILETSVYPREHEQLQGLREVTMKHKWGLMSMPAEEGQLLSMLLKLINAKKTIEIGVYTGYSLLTTALALPEEGQILAIDIEKSYYEIGLPFIQRAGVENKINFIEAAAIPFLDKMIQEIKEDDLFDFAFVDADKLNYGEYHECLLKLVKVGGVIAYDNTLWSGSVAVPVDPSDPEEFIEVRNHQVKFNNFLAADSRIEISQVCIGDGLTICRRIV; encoded by the exons ATGACCAACCCGGGAAGCAATGCTCCAGCAAGCAAGAACCTCCTGCAAAGTGAAGCCCTTAAGAGG TATATACTGGAGACAAGTGTTTACCCACGAGAGCATGAGCAACTTCAGGGATTGAGAGAGGTGACCATGAAACACAAGTG gggtttaatgagCATGCCTGCTGAGGAAGGCCAGCTTCTCTCCATGCTTCTAAAGCTCATAAATGCAAAGAAGACAATAGAGATTGGAGTGTACACAGGTTATTCACTCCTTACCACAGCATTGGCATTACCAGAAGAGGGACAG ATACTGGCAATCGATATTGAAAAATCATACTATGAGATAGGGCTGCCATTTATTCAAAGAGCAGGAGTTGAAAACAAGATTAATTTCATTGAAGCAGCAGCAATCccttttcttgataaaatgattcaAGAG ATAAAGGAAGAtgacctctttgattttgcattTGTGGATGCTGACAAGTTAAATTATGGGGAATACCATGAATGTTTGCTAAAACTTGTGAAGGTTGGAGGTGTTATTGCATATGATAATACACTTTGGTCTGGTAGTGTGGCTGTTCCGGTGGATCCATCCGACCCTGAGGAGTTCATTGAAGTTCGAAACCATCAAGTGAAGTTTAATAATTTCTTGGCGGCTGATTCCCGTATCGAGATATCACAAGTTTGTATTGGTGATGGACTTACGATCTGTAGACGCATTGTTTGA
- the LOC105051182 gene encoding norbelladine 4'-O-methyltransferase isoform X2, whose amino-acid sequence MTNPGSNAPASKNLLQSEALKRYILETSVYPREHEQLQGLREVTMKHKWGLMSMPAEEGQLLSMLLKLINAKKTIEIGVYTGYSLLTTALALPEEGQILAIDIEKSYYEIGLPFIQRAGVENKINFIEAAAIPFLDKMIQEVGGVIAYDNTLWSGSVAVPVDPSDPEEFIEVRNHQVKFNNFLAADSRIEISQVCIGDGLTICRRIV is encoded by the exons ATGACCAACCCGGGAAGCAATGCTCCAGCAAGCAAGAACCTCCTGCAAAGTGAAGCCCTTAAGAGG TATATACTGGAGACAAGTGTTTACCCACGAGAGCATGAGCAACTTCAGGGATTGAGAGAGGTGACCATGAAACACAAGTG gggtttaatgagCATGCCTGCTGAGGAAGGCCAGCTTCTCTCCATGCTTCTAAAGCTCATAAATGCAAAGAAGACAATAGAGATTGGAGTGTACACAGGTTATTCACTCCTTACCACAGCATTGGCATTACCAGAAGAGGGACAG ATACTGGCAATCGATATTGAAAAATCATACTATGAGATAGGGCTGCCATTTATTCAAAGAGCAGGAGTTGAAAACAAGATTAATTTCATTGAAGCAGCAGCAATCccttttcttgataaaatgattcaAGAG GTTGGAGGTGTTATTGCATATGATAATACACTTTGGTCTGGTAGTGTGGCTGTTCCGGTGGATCCATCCGACCCTGAGGAGTTCATTGAAGTTCGAAACCATCAAGTGAAGTTTAATAATTTCTTGGCGGCTGATTCCCGTATCGAGATATCACAAGTTTGTATTGGTGATGGACTTACGATCTGTAGACGCATTGTTTGA